A DNA window from Buttiauxella agrestis contains the following coding sequences:
- a CDS encoding DUF2732 family protein: MRNTESSNARKNEVSKLKQLLADAKSEERRARAEVMASRILNLANHIRANKLEINEVLDLLFQESETYRHQAMELY; this comes from the coding sequence ATGCGTAATACCGAAAGCAGTAACGCAAGAAAAAATGAAGTATCCAAGCTTAAGCAGCTACTCGCAGACGCAAAAAGTGAGGAGCGACGCGCCAGAGCTGAGGTAATGGCCTCTCGAATTCTGAATTTAGCGAACCACATTAGAGCCAATAAGCTTGAGATAAATGAAGTGCTGGATTTGCTTTTTCAGGAAAGCGAGACATATCGCCATCAAGCAATGGAGCTGTACTAA
- a CDS encoding phage filamentation protein Fil family protein, producing MEPSFASLLKRQSPSMSYGHGWIMGENNHRWHPSRDQSALLNGLRTRKPSLVTRLIKRWRTQ from the coding sequence ATGGAACCGTCATTCGCTTCATTACTGAAACGCCAAAGCCCGTCCATGAGTTATGGCCACGGCTGGATTATGGGTGAGAACAACCACCGCTGGCACCCGAGCCGCGACCAGTCTGCATTGTTAAATGGGCTGCGTACTCGCAAGCCATCACTCGTTACCAGACTAATTAAGCGCTGGAGGACTCAATGA
- a CDS encoding phage regulatory CII family protein: protein MFDFQVSKHPHYDEACRAFALRHNMAKLAERAGMNVQTLRNKLNPDQPHQFTPPELWLLTDLTEDSILVDGFLAQIHCLPCVPVNELAKDKLQHYVMRAMSELGELANGAASTERLTPEHKYNMIESVNAGIRMLSLSALALQARLQANPAMSSVVDTMSGIGASFGLI, encoded by the coding sequence ATGTTTGATTTTCAGGTTTCCAAACATCCACATTATGACGAAGCGTGCCGGGCTTTCGCTCTGCGTCACAATATGGCGAAACTGGCAGAGCGAGCTGGCATGAATGTGCAGACGTTACGCAACAAGCTAAACCCGGATCAACCTCACCAATTTACCCCGCCTGAGTTATGGCTGCTTACCGACCTGACGGAAGACTCAATTCTTGTTGATGGGTTCCTGGCTCAAATTCACTGCCTGCCATGTGTGCCAGTTAACGAGTTAGCGAAAGATAAATTACAGCACTATGTCATGCGAGCCATGAGTGAATTAGGGGAACTGGCGAATGGTGCAGCATCCACTGAACGCCTTACTCCCGAGCATAAGTACAACATGATTGAGAGTGTTAACGCTGGTATTCGGATGTTGTCACTCTCTGCGTTGGCATTACAGGCACGACTCCAGGCCAACCCCGCAATGTCGAGCGTGGTCGATACCATGAGCGGTATCGGCGCATCGTTTGGCCTGATTTGA
- a CDS encoding phage repressor protein CI, with translation MRIDSLGWSNVEVLDRVCKAYGFSQKTQLANHFDIASSSLSNRYTRGAISYDFAAHCALETGANLRWLLTGEGQQFDESTSPKESQKLDVFTLSEETLKNDGTLSIDGQFFSKPLSNGIAVRFDGELHFIDKSASLSDGLWLVDIEGAISVRELTKLPGRKLHVAGGKVPFECGLDDIQTLGRVVGVYSEVN, from the coding sequence ATGAGAATAGATTCTTTAGGATGGAGCAACGTAGAGGTCTTGGATCGAGTCTGCAAGGCGTATGGGTTTTCTCAGAAAACACAGTTAGCTAACCACTTTGATATAGCATCCAGTTCGCTATCGAATAGGTACACTCGAGGAGCCATCTCTTACGATTTCGCAGCACATTGTGCACTCGAAACCGGAGCTAATCTTCGCTGGTTATTGACTGGAGAAGGGCAGCAATTTGATGAATCAACTTCACCAAAAGAGAGTCAAAAACTTGACGTATTCACATTAAGTGAAGAAACACTTAAAAATGATGGAACTCTAAGTATTGACGGCCAGTTTTTCTCAAAACCCTTATCAAATGGAATAGCTGTTCGATTTGATGGAGAACTTCACTTTATCGACAAGTCAGCCTCGTTATCCGATGGTTTATGGTTGGTTGACATAGAAGGGGCAATCAGCGTCCGTGAGCTAACAAAGCTGCCAGGAAGAAAGCTGCACGTTGCTGGTGGTAAAGTTCCCTTCGAATGTGGACTTGATGATATACAAACATTAGGTCGTGTAGTGGGTGTATACAGCGAGGTTAATTAA
- a CDS encoding phage integrase, whose amino-acid sequence MTVRKNPAGGWICELYPNGAKGKRIRKKFATKGEALAFEQYTVQNPWQEEKEDRRTLKDLVDAWYSAHGITLKDGLKRQLAMHHAFECMGEPLARDFDAQMFSRYREKRLKGEYARSNRVKEVSPRTLNLELAYFRAVFNELNRLGEWKGENPLKNMRPFRTEEMEMAWLTHDQIALLLGECKRHDHPDLETVVKICLATGARWSEAESLRKSQFAKYKITYTNTKGRKNRTVPISNELYESLPNDRSGRLFSDCYGAFRSALERTNIELPAGQLTHVLRHTFASHFMINGGNILVLQRILGHTDIKMTMRYSHFAPNHLEDAVKLNPIHNY is encoded by the coding sequence ATGACTGTCCGTAAAAATCCCGCTGGAGGCTGGATTTGTGAACTCTATCCAAACGGAGCGAAAGGAAAACGCATAAGAAAGAAATTTGCCACCAAAGGCGAGGCGTTGGCCTTTGAACAATACACTGTACAAAACCCGTGGCAGGAAGAAAAAGAAGACAGACGCACGTTAAAAGATCTGGTTGATGCATGGTATAGCGCTCACGGCATTACTCTGAAAGACGGCCTTAAACGTCAGTTAGCAATGCACCACGCCTTTGAGTGTATGGGTGAACCGCTGGCACGCGATTTTGATGCGCAGATGTTTTCCCGCTACCGGGAAAAGCGGTTAAAAGGTGAGTATGCCCGTTCAAATAGAGTGAAAGAAGTATCGCCTCGCACTCTTAATCTTGAACTGGCCTACTTCCGGGCGGTATTCAATGAGTTAAATCGCCTCGGTGAATGGAAGGGTGAAAATCCGCTGAAAAACATGCGCCCTTTCCGCACAGAAGAAATGGAAATGGCCTGGCTAACTCACGATCAGATTGCACTACTGCTCGGGGAGTGCAAACGGCATGACCACCCTGATTTAGAAACAGTGGTCAAAATCTGTCTCGCCACTGGTGCTCGGTGGTCTGAGGCCGAGAGTCTCAGAAAAAGCCAGTTCGCGAAATACAAAATTACCTACACCAACACAAAGGGCAGAAAAAACCGAACCGTTCCTATTAGCAATGAGCTTTATGAATCATTACCTAATGATAGATCTGGTCGGCTCTTTAGTGATTGTTATGGCGCGTTCCGGTCAGCGCTGGAGAGAACAAACATCGAATTACCAGCCGGACAACTTACGCACGTTTTACGCCACACGTTTGCCAGCCACTTTATGATTAATGGCGGTAATATTCTTGTGCTTCAGAGAATATTAGGCCATACCGATATAAAAATGACAATGCGATACTCTCACTTCGCTCCAAATCATTTAGAAGATGCAGTAAAACTGAATCCTATTCATAACTATTAA
- a CDS encoding AAA family ATPase: MTQAAKVYISEILFSSGQKISFEEDEKIIIVGPNNSGKSQTLREIIEISSSATVKTGQVIKKISMHKQGSIQDLENLLKKGGAFINNNYIYGGQSIYYGWLSSWEDKDRLTNICPIFIKNVTANDRLSICNQQNSIAPDAPKSRPQHYLYENSTLMSHISMLFKKAFNKDIMFNYRGGSVLPIHVGKLPTIDGLVDRVSDEYVNLVRQNPLLDMQGDGVKSYAGILFECVVQKLDVTMIDEPEAFLHPPQMRMLGDTLSSEVEKQLFVATHSSDILRGFLEGTKGNVKILRIQREDDTNVVHIIDKKSVEQLWSKPVLRYSNALDSLFHEQVIICEDDSDCRLFNFVADYLEKNSDNVYPDTCYIPTGGKHAVAGIVEALRPSGVPVKAIFDFDLISERNTLTRTLNAFGSEGVQKDEIIKLWERINSAVTQSHKPLTPDEFKTQLLDCISEMPADKISKGKVEELFKQRKPWHDVKVNGFNGLPKGEIRKTYKELEEKLKFLGIFLIPVGEIENFSAETGLHGPSFVEKFLSSRDVEDSELAPLRDFVHCVYSTKISSFKPTGISDETHSNGDKVATEMADAG; the protein is encoded by the coding sequence GTGACACAAGCAGCTAAAGTTTACATTTCAGAAATATTATTCTCAAGCGGGCAAAAAATTTCATTTGAAGAAGATGAAAAAATAATAATTGTTGGCCCCAATAATAGTGGGAAATCACAAACCCTAAGAGAAATCATTGAAATAAGCTCTTCTGCGACAGTAAAAACTGGGCAGGTAATTAAAAAAATAAGCATGCACAAACAAGGTTCAATACAAGACTTGGAAAACCTACTAAAAAAGGGAGGTGCATTCATAAATAACAATTACATATATGGTGGTCAATCGATATATTACGGATGGCTATCCTCATGGGAGGATAAAGATCGGCTAACTAATATCTGTCCAATATTCATAAAGAATGTCACTGCAAATGATCGGTTAAGCATTTGTAATCAACAAAACAGTATTGCACCTGACGCACCTAAATCTCGGCCGCAACATTACCTCTATGAAAATAGTACATTAATGTCGCACATTAGCATGCTGTTCAAAAAAGCATTCAACAAAGACATCATGTTTAATTATCGAGGTGGCAGCGTTTTACCGATTCACGTAGGTAAGCTTCCCACTATTGATGGACTGGTAGATCGAGTCAGCGATGAATATGTAAATTTAGTAAGGCAAAATCCACTTCTTGATATGCAAGGCGATGGCGTAAAAAGTTATGCAGGGATTTTGTTTGAATGTGTAGTACAGAAACTCGATGTAACAATGATTGATGAGCCAGAAGCATTTCTTCATCCGCCTCAGATGAGAATGCTTGGAGACACATTATCCTCAGAAGTAGAAAAACAACTTTTTGTAGCCACTCATAGCAGCGATATATTAAGAGGTTTTTTAGAAGGTACAAAAGGGAACGTTAAAATCTTACGAATTCAACGTGAAGACGATACAAATGTTGTGCATATAATTGATAAAAAATCAGTTGAGCAATTATGGTCAAAACCAGTTCTTAGATATTCGAATGCATTGGATTCATTATTCCATGAGCAAGTGATAATATGCGAGGATGACAGTGACTGCCGGTTATTTAACTTCGTCGCAGATTATTTAGAGAAAAATAGTGACAATGTTTACCCTGACACCTGTTATATCCCAACAGGTGGAAAGCATGCTGTTGCTGGAATAGTTGAGGCATTACGCCCCTCTGGAGTACCTGTAAAAGCAATTTTTGACTTTGACCTAATATCAGAACGAAACACTTTAACCAGAACGTTAAATGCATTCGGTTCTGAGGGTGTTCAAAAAGATGAAATCATAAAACTATGGGAAAGAATTAATTCAGCAGTTACACAGTCCCACAAGCCACTAACACCAGATGAGTTTAAAACACAACTCTTAGATTGTATTAGTGAGATGCCTGCAGATAAAATATCAAAAGGCAAAGTTGAAGAATTGTTCAAACAGAGAAAACCATGGCATGACGTCAAGGTCAATGGATTCAATGGATTACCAAAAGGAGAAATACGTAAAACTTATAAAGAGTTAGAAGAAAAATTAAAATTCTTGGGTATATTTTTAATACCTGTCGGCGAGATTGAGAACTTTAGTGCCGAAACAGGTTTACATGGCCCATCCTTTGTAGAAAAGTTCTTATCATCTCGAGATGTCGAAGACTCAGAGTTGGCTCCGTTGAGAGATTTTGTTCATTGCGTCTATAGCACAAAGATTAGCTCGTTCAAACCAACTGGTATTAGTGATGAAACCCATTCTAATGGCGATAAAGTGGCGACAGAAATGGCGGACGCTGGCTAA